One genomic region from Neisseria weaveri encodes:
- the rplL gene encoding 50S ribosomal protein L7/L12, with the protein MAITKEDILEAVGSLTVMELNDLVKAFEEKFGVSAAAVAVAGPAAAAESAAEKTEFDVILASAGDQKVGVIKVVRAITGLGLKEAKDMVDGAPKTLKEGVSKAEAEDIQKQLEEAGAKVEIK; encoded by the coding sequence ATGGCTATTACTAAAGAAGACATTTTGGAAGCTGTTGGTTCTTTAACCGTTATGGAATTGAATGACTTGGTTAAAGCTTTTGAAGAGAAATTTGGCGTGTCTGCAGCAGCAGTTGCTGTAGCTGGTCCTGCAGCAGCAGCAGAAAGCGCTGCTGAGAAAACCGAGTTTGATGTGATTTTAGCATCTGCTGGTGATCAAAAAGTTGGTGTAATTAAAGTTGTTCGTGCTATTACTGGTTTAGGCTTAAAAGAAGCTAAAGACATGGTTGATGGCGCTCCTAAAACTCTTAAAGAAGGTGTTTCAAAAGCTGAAGCTGAAGATATCCAAAAACAATTGGAAGAAGCTGGCGCTAAAGTTGAGATCAAATAA
- the rpoB gene encoding DNA-directed RNA polymerase subunit beta, whose protein sequence is MNYSFTEKKRIRKSFAKRENVLEVPFLLATQLDSYAKFLQLDKPFDQRTDDGLQAAFNSIFPIVSQNGHARLEFVHYTLGEPLFDIPECQLRGITYAAPLRARIRLVILDKESSKAVVKEVRENEVYMGEIPLMTPSGSFVINGTERVIVSQLHRSPGVFFEHDRGKTHSSGKLLFSARIIPYRGSWLDFEFDPKDLLYFRIDRRRKMPVTILLKALGYDNEQILETFYDKEAYYLSKNGIQIAVDPERLKGETLKSDIIDNNGEVLVPKGKAVNARHIQLIQKSGITRLSIEPEVLLGKVLANDVIAPDTGEVLAIANEEITEELLAKLDIHGIQEIQTLYINELNQGGYISNTLRTDETLDQQAARVSIYRMMRPGEPPTEEAVESLFSRLFFNEDSYDLSRVGRMKFNTRTYEQKLSERQKKTWYGRLLGETFADAANKGGNVLSIEDIVVSIATLVELRNHNDGVDDIDHLGNRRVRSVGELTENQFRSGLARVERAVKERLNQAESENLMPTDLINAKPVSAAIKEFFGSSQLSQFMDQTNPLSEITHKRRVSALGPGGLTRERAGFEVRDVHPTHYGRVCPIETPEGPNIGLINSLSVYARTNEYGFLETPYRRVVDGKVTDEIDYLSAIEEGRYVIAQANAELDSDGCLTGDLITCREKGETIMATADRVQYMDVATGQVVSVAASLIPFLEHDDANRALMGANMQRQAVPCLRPEKPMVGTGIERSVAVDSATAIVARRGGVVEYVDANRIVVRVHDDEATAGEVGVDIYNLVKFTRSNQSTNINQRPVVKAGDVLQRGDVVADGASTDLGELALGQNMTIAFMPWNGYNYEDSILISEKVAADDRYTSIHIEELNVVARDTKLGAEDITRDIPNLSERMQNRLDESGIVYIGAEVEAGDVLVGKVTPKGETQLTPEEKLLRAIFGEKASDVKDTSLRMPTGMSGTVIDVQVFTREGIQRDKRAQSIIDSELKRYRQDLGDQLRIFDNDAFSRIERMIVGQKANGGPMKLAKGSEITAEYLASLPSKHDWFDIRLADESLAKQMELIKVSLQQKREEADALYEVKKKKLTQGDELQPGVQKMVKVFIAIKRRLQAGDKMAGRHGNKGVVSRILPVEDMPYMADGRPVDIVLNPLGVPSRMNIGQILEVHLGWAAKGIGERIDRMLAEQRKVGEIREFLNKLYNNSGKQENLDELSDEEILALAENLKRGATFASPVFDGAKESEIRAMLDLAYPSEDPEVQKLGFNDTKTQITLYDGRSGEAFDRRVTVGVMHYLKLHHLVDEKMHARSTGPYSLVTQQPLGGKAQFGGQRFGEMEVWALEAYGAAYTLQEMLTVKSDDVNGRTKMYENIVKGEHKIDAGMPESFNVLVKEIRSLGLDIDLERY, encoded by the coding sequence ATGAATTATTCTTTTACTGAGAAAAAACGGATTCGTAAGAGCTTTGCAAAGCGTGAAAACGTATTAGAGGTTCCATTTTTGCTGGCTACCCAATTGGATTCATATGCCAAGTTTTTGCAATTAGATAAGCCATTTGATCAAAGAACAGATGATGGTTTACAAGCTGCATTTAATTCTATATTCCCCATCGTTAGTCAAAATGGTCATGCTCGTTTAGAGTTTGTGCATTACACTTTGGGTGAGCCATTATTTGACATTCCCGAGTGTCAACTACGTGGTATTACTTATGCAGCTCCTTTACGTGCACGTATTCGCTTAGTCATCTTGGACAAAGAGTCTTCAAAAGCAGTTGTGAAAGAAGTTCGTGAAAATGAAGTTTATATGGGTGAGATTCCATTGATGACTCCAAGTGGTTCGTTTGTTATTAATGGAACAGAGCGCGTCATTGTTTCTCAATTGCATCGCTCTCCCGGTGTGTTTTTTGAGCATGACCGTGGAAAAACACATTCTTCAGGAAAATTGTTATTTTCTGCACGTATTATTCCTTATCGTGGTTCTTGGTTAGATTTTGAATTCGACCCTAAAGACCTGCTTTACTTCCGTATTGACCGACGTAGAAAAATGCCTGTAACAATTTTATTGAAGGCATTGGGTTATGATAATGAGCAGATTTTAGAAACTTTCTATGATAAAGAAGCTTATTATTTATCTAAGAATGGCATTCAAATTGCTGTAGATCCTGAGCGTCTTAAAGGTGAAACATTAAAATCAGACATTATTGATAATAACGGTGAAGTTTTAGTTCCAAAAGGGAAAGCTGTTAATGCAAGACATATTCAGCTTATTCAAAAATCTGGTATTACTCGTTTATCAATTGAGCCGGAAGTGTTGTTAGGAAAAGTTCTGGCTAATGATGTTATTGCGCCTGATACTGGTGAAGTATTGGCTATAGCTAATGAAGAAATTACAGAAGAGCTTTTGGCAAAGCTCGATATTCATGGTATTCAAGAGATTCAAACTCTGTATATTAATGAATTGAACCAAGGTGGTTATATTTCTAATACTTTGCGTACTGATGAAACTTTAGATCAGCAAGCTGCACGTGTATCAATATATCGAATGATGCGTCCGGGTGAGCCTCCTACTGAAGAAGCTGTTGAGTCATTATTCAGTCGTTTATTTTTTAATGAAGACAGCTATGATTTATCTCGCGTTGGTCGAATGAAATTCAATACCCGCACATATGAGCAAAAGTTATCGGAGCGTCAGAAGAAAACTTGGTACGGTCGCTTGCTTGGTGAGACATTTGCTGATGCAGCCAATAAAGGCGGTAATGTTTTAAGTATAGAAGATATTGTTGTTTCAATTGCTACCTTAGTTGAATTACGTAATCATAATGATGGTGTTGATGATATTGATCATTTGGGTAACCGTCGAGTTCGTTCAGTTGGTGAGTTGACAGAAAACCAATTCCGCAGTGGTTTGGCGCGTGTGGAGAGAGCAGTAAAAGAGCGTTTGAATCAAGCGGAATCTGAAAACTTGATGCCAACCGATTTGATTAATGCCAAGCCGGTTTCTGCCGCAATTAAAGAGTTTTTCGGTTCCAGCCAGTTGAGCCAATTTATGGATCAGACCAACCCGCTGTCGGAAATTACCCACAAGCGTCGTGTGTCTGCTTTAGGTCCAGGTGGTTTGACACGTGAACGTGCAGGCTTTGAAGTGCGCGACGTACATCCGACTCACTATGGTCGTGTTTGCCCGATTGAAACACCTGAGGGTCCGAACATTGGTTTGATTAACTCATTGTCTGTTTACGCACGCACCAACGAATACGGTTTCTTGGAAACTCCATACCGCCGTGTGGTGGATGGTAAAGTAACCGATGAAATCGATTATTTGTCTGCTATCGAAGAAGGTCGCTATGTGATTGCACAGGCAAACGCCGAATTGGATTCAGACGGCTGCTTGACCGGTGACTTGATTACCTGTCGTGAAAAGGGCGAAACCATCATGGCTACTGCCGACCGTGTGCAATACATGGACGTAGCGACTGGCCAAGTGGTTTCTGTGGCCGCATCACTGATTCCTTTCTTGGAGCATGACGATGCGAACCGTGCCTTGATGGGTGCCAACATGCAACGTCAAGCAGTGCCTTGTTTGCGTCCTGAAAAACCGATGGTAGGTACCGGCATTGAGCGCTCGGTAGCTGTTGACTCTGCTACTGCAATCGTTGCCCGTCGCGGTGGTGTTGTGGAATATGTAGATGCCAACCGTATCGTTGTTCGCGTGCACGATGATGAAGCGACAGCCGGTGAAGTGGGTGTGGATATTTACAACTTGGTGAAATTTACCCGCTCAAACCAATCAACCAATATTAACCAACGTCCTGTGGTAAAAGCCGGTGATGTGCTGCAACGCGGCGACGTAGTGGCCGATGGCGCTTCTACCGATTTAGGCGAATTGGCCTTGGGTCAAAACATGACCATCGCTTTCATGCCGTGGAACGGTTACAACTACGAAGACTCGATTCTGATTTCTGAAAAAGTGGCAGCCGATGACCGGTACACTTCTATCCATATCGAAGAATTGAATGTGGTGGCGCGTGATACCAAATTGGGCGCGGAAGACATTACCCGCGATATCCCGAACTTATCCGAGCGCATGCAAAACCGTTTGGACGAATCCGGTATCGTTTATATCGGTGCGGAAGTTGAAGCCGGTGATGTTTTGGTAGGTAAAGTAACGCCTAAAGGCGAAACCCAACTGACACCGGAAGAAAAACTGCTGCGTGCCATTTTCGGTGAAAAAGCGTCGGACGTGAAAGACACTTCATTGCGTATGCCTACCGGCATGAGCGGTACCGTAATCGACGTACAGGTATTTACCCGCGAAGGTATTCAACGCGATAAACGTGCACAATCGATTATTGATTCAGAGCTGAAACGCTACCGCCAAGATTTGGGTGACCAGTTGCGTATTTTTGATAACGACGCATTCAGCCGTATCGAGCGCATGATTGTCGGTCAAAAAGCCAATGGCGGCCCGATGAAGTTGGCTAAAGGCAGCGAAATTACTGCCGAATATCTGGCATCTTTGCCGAGCAAGCACGATTGGTTCGATATCCGTTTGGCCGATGAATCGTTGGCTAAGCAAATGGAGCTGATCAAAGTCAGCTTGCAACAAAAACGCGAAGAAGCCGACGCCTTGTATGAAGTGAAGAAGAAAAAACTGACACAAGGTGATGAACTGCAGCCGGGCGTTCAGAAGATGGTAAAAGTATTTATCGCCATCAAACGCCGCCTGCAAGCCGGTGACAAAATGGCCGGTCGCCACGGTAACAAAGGTGTGGTATCGCGCATTCTGCCGGTGGAAGATATGCCTTATATGGCAGACGGCCGCCCCGTCGATATCGTTCTGAACCCGCTGGGTGTGCCGTCCCGTATGAATATCGGACAAATTCTTGAGGTTCACTTGGGCTGGGCAGCAAAAGGTATTGGTGAGCGCATCGACCGCATGTTGGCCGAGCAGCGTAAAGTAGGCGAAATCCGTGAGTTCCTGAATAAACTCTATAACAACAGCGGTAAGCAGGAGAATCTGGACGAGCTGAGCGATGAAGAAATTTTAGCTTTGGCTGAGAATCTGAAACGCGGAGCCACATTCGCCTCGCCGGTATTCGACGGTGCTAAAGAATCTGAAATCCGAGCCATGTTAGATTTGGCATATCCGAGTGAAGATCCTGAAGTTCAAAAATTAGGTTTTAATGACACCAAGACTCAAATTACTTTATATGATGGTCGTTCAGGTGAAGCATTTGATCGTCGTGTAACGGTTGGTGTGATGCATTATTTGAAACTGCATCACTTGGTTGACGAGAAAATGCATGCCCGTTCAACAGGCCCGTATAGTTTGGTAACGCAACAGCCTTTGGGTGGTAAAGCCCAATTCGGTGGCCAGCGTTTCGGTGAGATGGAGGTGTGGGCATTAGAAGCTTATGGTGCTGCTTATACGCTGCAAGAGATGTTGACGGTTAAATCTGACGATGTAAATGGCCGTACGAAGATGTATGAAAATATCGTTAAAGGCGAACATAAGATCGATGCCGGTAT